A window of Candidatus Bathyarchaeota archaeon genomic DNA:
AGTCACTCCAGTAGTTGCCTTCACATCCATTATCCCATGTGTTTGTATCGATTATTCCTGCAACAATTGCTTGAAGAGTGTTACCGATTAGGTTGTTATGGAAAACATCGTTATTGCTGGAAGCGTAGAGGTAGATTCCATAAGTGTTGTTTGAGGCGGTGTTGCCAGTAATCGTGTTGCTGCTGGAATCGTAGAGGCTGATTCCACGAAAGTTGTTGGAGGCGTTGTTACCAGTAAGAGTGTTATTGCTGCTGGAATCGTAGAGGAAGATTCCATAGGTGAAGTTTGTGACTTCTACGTTCTTGAGCGTTACGTTGCTTCTGCTACGTAGACTTATTCCAGTTCCTGTGCCTGCGCCCTGCACCGAGTAGCCTGCTCCATCAACCACAATGTTATTCCTCTCTATTACAATGAAATCGTTAATTGTGCCAGTGAAGGTGTAGGTGACATTGTCTGCAGTGGTTATGTTTGCTGTTGGAGGGTCAATACTTCCATCGGCTCTAATGTAGATGGTTCCACTCGTTTTAACTGGTTGAATGTTAAACGTTAAGGCTAATGTGCCAACTAGAAGCAGAATCAGCATAGCTATAGAGAATGAAAAAGCGTATGTTGCTCTTCTCATTCTTTCTCCCTACACTAATACCTTGCAACATCACACTATTATCGTTTTTGAAAGAAAGTTCTATTTCGATGAATGCACAAACACGCAAAGGGAAAGTTGCTGTGGCTAGCTTGGAACGCTTGGTAACAAACTAGAACATATCCAAAGGAAAAAATGGGGAGTTGCGGGGAAAAGAAATTGGGAGATATCACCCGAGTGGGGGAGGTTCAAATCTCACCCCGCCCGCCATTGCTAATTTTTCAGAACCGCGCTGCTCTATCAGAATCCTTGTCTTGGGTATTTGTGTTCTTGTTATGTTTTCTTTTTGCCAAGCCCCGCTGCATTTCTTCGCAGCGCGCGTACCATAAGGTCTCATAATCCTTTTGAGACACAACTCTATTTTTCAGGTCCGCTATAGTGTGAATCCCGTCTTCCTTGCACCATCTCACACAGATTTCATAAGCATCCCAATCAAGTTCCTCGTCTTCCCAGTATACTGG
This region includes:
- a CDS encoding right-handed parallel beta-helix repeat-containing protein, with the translated sequence MRRATYAFSFSIAMLILLLVGTLALTFNIQPVKTSGTIYIRADGSIDPPTANITTADNVTYTFTGTINDFIVIERNNIVVDGAGYSVQGAGTGTGISLRSRSNVTLKNVEVTNFTYGIFLYDSSSNNTLTGNNASNNFRGISLYDSSSNTITGNTASNNTYGIYLYASSNNDVFHNNLIGNTLQAIVAGIIDTNTWDNGCEGNYWSD